One stretch of Candidatus Falkowbacteria bacterium DNA includes these proteins:
- the ruvA gene encoding Holliday junction branch migration protein RuvA translates to MIAFISGKIKQKDGTFLVVENNGIGYKVFVPAEVLLNVKIGNDVELYTYQHVREDALLLFGFVKYEELKLFEQLISISGIGPKTALGVFTEASVGDIVSAIVNGDASVLKRVSGIGAKTAERIVLELKNKITASVKLDGLKSREEMGEDTEVIEALVSLGYSVYQSKEALKKVDPSIKDVSEKVREVLKNI, encoded by the coding sequence ATGATTGCATTTATTAGTGGTAAAATCAAACAAAAAGATGGTACTTTCCTGGTCGTGGAGAATAACGGAATCGGATACAAGGTTTTTGTTCCAGCGGAAGTTTTGTTAAATGTAAAAATAGGTAATGACGTTGAATTGTATACATATCAGCATGTGAGAGAGGACGCATTACTACTTTTTGGATTTGTAAAATACGAAGAGCTAAAGTTGTTTGAGCAATTAATTTCAATTTCCGGGATTGGTCCTAAAACTGCTTTAGGCGTATTTACTGAAGCTAGTGTTGGTGATATTGTTTCTGCAATTGTGAATGGCGATGCTTCAGTTTTGAAACGAGTTTCTGGTATTGGAGCGAAAACTGCTGAGCGAATTGTATTAGAATTAAAAAATAAAATTACTGCTTCAGTTAAATTGGATGGCCTCAAGTCTAGGGAAGAAATGGGAGAAGATACAGAGGTGATTGAAGCTTTGGTTTCGTTGGGCTATTCAGTGTATCAATCCAAGGAAGCATTGAAAAAAGTTGATCCGAGTATAAAAGATGTGAGTGAAAAGGTGAGGGAAGTATTAAAAAATATTTAG